The following proteins come from a genomic window of Mucinivorans hirudinis:
- a CDS encoding SusD family outer membrane protein, whose translation MKMKKYLTVAVVIASLLSGCNDKWLNEVKPEKGELDPKIITLSEDGITTALVGIHGLIRNYSATGANHVSRGYMFCALGYEFMGNDVISNPSQWWGYEAGYSSIISNKAGYQANHNWRMYYTVINNCNSLIKALNDGPTPYLSDQFRAMAIGECRAVRGWAYFQLARIYSLRYKESKDKPCVPVYTEDDDAQQAAITGMPRKSVEQVYAQMLSDLSDGNIATLITDPPARASNIFRFRQDVAYAWRAIIKLYMENWAGAVEDAQKVAPKYPLMTAQQYASGFNTTNQEVIWAGPFSADQAMGYASLFSMLDTRDGGYKNFYMNADFQKLFSATDIRGQIIVPSVGYCTSVTSSDPSHWAYWTSKKFRAQGGSIFSDGDYIYTRGAEMWLVIAEGKARTGDNAGAADALFTLQSARDPKAVKSVKTGDALIEEILVERRKELVGEVGVEYFDCYRLNRPMNRTGNQPSSVRFTIPQQTDAKGTPLWTLQIPRTEAVSNPAIDDSPESLNPVRPQPTPATFPPAKQ comes from the coding sequence ATGAAAATGAAAAAATATTTGACAGTAGCAGTAGTCATTGCCTCTCTGTTGAGCGGATGTAATGACAAGTGGTTGAATGAGGTCAAACCCGAAAAAGGTGAGTTGGACCCCAAAATTATTACATTGTCCGAGGATGGCATCACCACTGCATTGGTGGGTATTCACGGTCTTATTCGTAACTATTCCGCTACCGGTGCCAATCACGTATCGAGGGGCTATATGTTTTGCGCACTGGGTTACGAATTTATGGGTAACGATGTTATCTCCAACCCCTCTCAATGGTGGGGATATGAGGCGGGATATTCAAGCATTATTTCCAATAAAGCCGGATATCAGGCAAACCACAATTGGAGGATGTACTACACGGTGATTAACAACTGTAATTCGCTGATTAAGGCATTGAATGATGGTCCAACGCCGTATCTGTCCGACCAGTTTCGGGCGATGGCAATCGGTGAGTGTCGGGCGGTTCGCGGTTGGGCTTACTTCCAGTTGGCGCGTATATACTCCCTTCGTTACAAGGAGTCGAAAGATAAGCCCTGCGTGCCCGTCTACACCGAGGATGATGATGCCCAACAAGCTGCCATCACGGGTATGCCTCGTAAGAGTGTGGAGCAGGTGTATGCTCAGATGTTGAGCGACCTCTCGGACGGCAATATAGCCACCTTGATTACCGATCCTCCCGCACGAGCAAGCAATATTTTTCGCTTCCGTCAGGATGTGGCGTACGCTTGGCGTGCCATCATAAAGTTGTATATGGAGAATTGGGCAGGTGCCGTTGAGGATGCTCAAAAGGTTGCTCCGAAGTATCCGCTGATGACAGCCCAACAGTATGCGTCAGGCTTCAATACGACAAACCAAGAGGTTATTTGGGCAGGACCCTTCTCTGCCGACCAAGCTATGGGTTATGCCTCGCTCTTTTCTATGTTGGACACGCGCGATGGCGGTTACAAGAATTTTTATATGAATGCTGACTTTCAGAAGTTATTCTCTGCTACGGACATTCGCGGTCAGATCATTGTACCCTCGGTGGGTTACTGTACTTCGGTGACAAGTTCCGACCCCTCCCACTGGGCTTATTGGACATCCAAAAAATTCCGTGCACAAGGGGGGTCTATCTTCTCTGATGGGGACTATATCTACACCCGTGGTGCCGAGATGTGGCTTGTGATTGCCGAGGGAAAAGCTCGTACGGGAGACAATGCGGGTGCTGCCGATGCACTTTTCACGCTGCAATCCGCGCGTGACCCGAAGGCTGTTAAGTCCGTTAAAACGGGCGATGCACTCATTGAGGAGATTTTGGTTGAACGCCGTAAGGAGTTGGTGGGTGAAGTAGGAGTCGAGTACTTTGACTGTTATCGCCTCAATCGCCCTATGAATCGTACCGGCAACCAACCCTCATCAGTGAGATTTACCATTCCTCAGCAGACCGATGCCAAGGGTACTCCGCTTTGGACACTCCAAATACCTCGCACAGAGGCTGTCTCTAATCCGGCTATCGACGATTCTCCCGAATCTTTGAACCCGGTGCGCCCTCAGCCTACACCCGCAACTTTCCCTCCAGCTAAGCAGTGA
- a CDS encoding Threonyl-tRNA synthetase, with translation MIKITFPDGNIREYATGITPIQVAESISSRLAADVLASTVNGESWDLQKPINQDAALKLHKWDDTEGKQAFWHSSSHLLAAALEQLYLGIKFGIGPAIETGFYYDVDAPVQIKEEDLAKIEEKMLELARTCQPFVREEVSKEDALAKYTTKGDEYKVELIEGLEDGTITFFSNGEFADLCRGPHLVNTSTIKAVKLTSLAGAYWRGDEKRKMLQRIYGVTFPKKALLDEYLVLLEEAKKRDHRKLGKEMELFTFSQRVGQGLPLWLPKGAALRERLENFLKNVQKQHGYEQVITPHIGMKDLYVTSGHYAKYGKDSFQPIHTPAENEEFLLKPMNCPHHCEIYKYKPRSYKELPVRLAEFGTVYRYEMSGELHGLTRVRGFTQDDAHLFCRPDQLKDEFKKVIDIVLYIFKTLRFDNFTAQISLRDPLNTEKYIGTDENWDRAESAIIEAAQEKGLDTVVELGEAAFYGPKLDFMVKDALGRKWQLGTIQVDYNLPERFDLTYKGADDRDHRPVMIHRAPFGSMERFVAVLLEHTAGKFPLWLTPQQAVVMPISEKYNEYAQKVANLLNKCDIRTQIDDRNEKIGRKIRDNELAKIPLLLVVGEKEQEENCVSVRLQGEGDKGSMTLEQFTAMVGERVKEEIGEI, from the coding sequence ATGATAAAAATCACCTTCCCCGATGGCAACATTCGTGAGTATGCAACGGGGATTACACCTATTCAGGTAGCAGAGTCAATCTCGTCACGCTTGGCTGCCGATGTGTTGGCATCGACTGTAAACGGCGAGAGCTGGGATTTGCAAAAACCAATAAATCAGGATGCTGCGCTCAAGCTACATAAGTGGGACGACACGGAGGGTAAACAGGCTTTTTGGCACTCCTCTTCGCACCTGCTGGCGGCAGCCCTAGAGCAGTTGTATCTGGGTATAAAGTTCGGAATAGGTCCTGCTATCGAAACGGGATTCTATTATGATGTCGATGCTCCTGTACAAATTAAAGAGGAGGATTTGGCAAAAATCGAGGAGAAGATGCTGGAACTTGCACGCACGTGCCAACCATTTGTAAGGGAGGAGGTCAGCAAGGAGGATGCTCTGGCAAAATATACGACCAAGGGTGATGAATATAAGGTAGAGTTGATAGAGGGGTTGGAGGATGGAACGATAACGTTTTTCTCGAACGGTGAGTTTGCAGACCTATGCCGCGGACCCCACCTTGTCAATACTTCGACTATCAAGGCGGTGAAACTCACATCCCTTGCGGGTGCTTATTGGCGCGGGGACGAGAAGCGCAAGATGCTCCAGCGTATCTATGGCGTTACTTTTCCCAAGAAGGCTCTTTTGGATGAGTACTTGGTGCTCTTGGAAGAGGCTAAAAAGCGCGACCACCGCAAATTAGGCAAGGAGATGGAGCTCTTTACTTTCTCGCAACGAGTGGGTCAGGGTCTGCCCCTGTGGCTGCCCAAGGGTGCGGCGCTGCGCGAACGTCTGGAAAACTTTCTGAAAAATGTGCAGAAACAGCACGGTTACGAGCAGGTTATCACTCCCCATATCGGGATGAAGGATTTGTATGTTACCAGTGGACACTATGCTAAGTATGGCAAAGATTCGTTCCAACCCATACATACACCGGCGGAAAATGAGGAATTTTTGTTGAAACCGATGAATTGTCCCCACCACTGCGAAATATATAAGTACAAACCACGTTCTTACAAAGAGCTTCCGGTTCGTTTGGCAGAGTTCGGTACGGTTTATCGCTACGAGATGAGTGGCGAGCTTCACGGTCTAACGCGTGTTCGCGGGTTTACCCAAGATGATGCCCACCTATTCTGTCGCCCCGACCAGCTCAAAGATGAGTTCAAGAAGGTTATCGACATCGTGCTATATATATTCAAGACGCTCAGATTTGATAATTTCACGGCACAAATTTCGCTGCGCGACCCTCTGAATACTGAAAAGTATATAGGTACAGACGAGAATTGGGATAGGGCAGAGAGTGCAATCATAGAGGCGGCTCAGGAGAAGGGGCTTGATACGGTTGTTGAGCTTGGCGAGGCGGCATTCTATGGTCCTAAGCTTGATTTTATGGTTAAGGATGCCCTTGGGCGTAAATGGCAGTTGGGGACGATTCAGGTGGATTACAATCTGCCCGAACGTTTTGATTTGACCTACAAGGGTGCTGATGACCGCGACCATCGTCCGGTGATGATTCACCGCGCACCATTCGGCTCAATGGAACGTTTTGTGGCTGTACTCTTGGAACATACCGCCGGAAAATTTCCGCTTTGGCTCACTCCGCAGCAGGCTGTGGTGATGCCGATTTCGGAAAAATATAACGAATATGCGCAAAAAGTTGCAAATCTGCTAAATAAATGCGATATTCGCACTCAAATAGACGACCGTAACGAGAAAATTGGACGCAAAATTCGTGATAACGAGTTGGCTAAAATACCGTTACTGCTTGTAGTGGGAGAAAAAGAGCAAGAAGAGAACTGTGTGTCCGTACGCCTGCAAGGCGAGGGAGACAAAGGCTCGATGACCTTGGAGCAATTCACCGCTATGGTGGGGGAGAGGGTCAAGGAAGAAATTGGAGAAATTTAG
- a CDS encoding Translation initiation factor 3: MARDMELDLVEISPKAEPPVCRITDYQKFLYQQKKKAKELKANASKVVVKEIRFGPNTDEHDYNFKLKHAENFIKEGSKVKAYVFFRGRQIVFKEQGEILLLKFAQQLEEIAKVESMPKLEGKRMIMMLAPKPKK, translated from the coding sequence ATGGCTCGTGATATGGAGTTGGACTTGGTGGAAATTTCACCAAAAGCTGAACCGCCGGTGTGCCGTATTACTGACTACCAAAAATTCCTCTACCAACAAAAAAAGAAGGCTAAGGAATTGAAAGCCAATGCTTCGAAAGTTGTTGTGAAGGAGATTCGTTTTGGTCCCAATACGGACGAGCACGACTACAACTTCAAACTCAAGCACGCCGAGAATTTCATAAAGGAGGGGTCAAAAGTTAAAGCCTATGTCTTCTTCCGCGGTCGGCAGATAGTTTTCAAGGAGCAGGGAGAGATTTTGCTTTTGAAGTTTGCGCAGCAGTTGGAAGAGATTGCCAAGGTCGAGTCGATGCCCAAGTTGGAGGGCAAGCGTATGATAATGATGCTTGCGCCGAAACCCAAGAAATAG
- a CDS encoding alpha/beta hydrolase fold, translated as MEKFVMSAGSAVRYSDFGKGKKVICLLHGYLEAMEVWDSFAGGLGKEYRVIALDLPGHGFSEYGKRESVTIDFMAEVVAGVLEKAGVERCCVVGHSMGGYVAAAVAELFPDKVEKLIFFHSTPAADSDQKKEYRKREIELIRAGKKELLATLNPEKGFAPQNVKRCAEAIDELAEQVMMTQDEAIVAVLNGMMQRRDRTEFVSKLEIPVLFIFGRFDNHIPLAAAEKVIESVPNAQIAWLENSGHTGFTEEPEAAMDIVRAFV; from the coding sequence ATGGAAAAATTTGTAATGTCTGCCGGCAGTGCGGTGAGATACTCCGACTTTGGCAAGGGTAAGAAGGTTATATGCTTGTTGCACGGTTATCTGGAGGCTATGGAGGTCTGGGATAGCTTTGCGGGCGGGCTTGGAAAGGAGTATCGGGTCATCGCGCTCGACTTGCCGGGGCACGGTTTTTCGGAGTATGGCAAGCGGGAAAGCGTGACAATTGACTTTATGGCTGAGGTTGTCGCAGGGGTGCTCGAAAAAGCAGGTGTAGAGAGGTGTTGCGTTGTGGGGCACTCAATGGGAGGATATGTGGCGGCTGCAGTGGCTGAACTATTTCCCGACAAGGTAGAGAAATTAATCTTTTTTCACTCTACGCCGGCAGCCGACTCAGACCAAAAAAAGGAGTATCGTAAGCGAGAAATCGAACTAATAAGAGCCGGCAAAAAAGAGTTGCTAGCTACCCTCAATCCCGAGAAAGGATTTGCCCCACAGAACGTCAAGAGATGCGCCGAGGCAATAGATGAGCTCGCCGAACAGGTGATGATGACCCAAGACGAGGCTATCGTTGCTGTTCTCAACGGAATGATGCAACGCAGAGACCGTACGGAATTTGTATCAAAATTAGAGATTCCCGTATTGTTTATTTTCGGACGCTTCGACAACCACATACCCTTGGCGGCAGCTGAGAAGGTTATCGAAAGTGTGCCTAATGCGCAGATAGCGTGGCTCGAAAATTCAGGGCACACCGGTTTTACGGAAGAGCCGGAGGCAGCGATGGATATTGTTCGTGCCTTCGTATAG
- a CDS encoding LSU ribosomal protein L35p yields MPKMKTISAAKKRFDLTGTGKIKRKHAFKSHILTKKTTKQKRNLTHTGLMSAVDTPAVKLMLVK; encoded by the coding sequence ATGCCAAAAATGAAGACTATTTCGGCTGCCAAGAAGCGTTTCGACCTCACCGGCACCGGAAAAATCAAGAGAAAACACGCTTTCAAAAGCCACATTCTCACCAAAAAAACCACTAAGCAGAAACGCAACCTTACCCACACAGGTTTAATGAGTGCAGTTGATACCCCCGCGGTTAAACTTATGCTTGTGAAATAG
- a CDS encoding LSU ribosomal protein L20p, with the protein MPRSVNAVASRARRKKVLKLAKGNFGSRSNVWTVAKNTVEKGLQYAYRDRKNKKRSFRSLWIVRINAAARTHGMTYSQFMGKIHKAGIELNRKVLADLAMNHPTAFAEVVKTVK; encoded by the coding sequence ATGCCAAGAAGCGTAAACGCGGTAGCCTCACGTGCTCGCCGCAAAAAAGTTTTGAAACTTGCCAAAGGTAACTTCGGCAGTCGTTCAAATGTATGGACAGTAGCAAAAAATACTGTCGAAAAAGGTTTGCAGTATGCGTATCGCGACCGCAAAAACAAGAAACGTTCATTCCGCTCACTGTGGATTGTGCGTATCAACGCGGCAGCGCGTACTCACGGAATGACCTATTCTCAATTTATGGGTAAGATTCACAAAGCAGGCATCGAATTGAACCGTAAGGTTCTTGCAGACCTTGCAATGAATCATCCAACGGCATTTGCAGAAGTGGTAAAAACAGTAAAATAG